AATTCCCCTCGAAATCATTTATTGTTATGCTCCTTTTGAAGTAATGTGCGATCGCATTTCCCAGCGTCAAGGAGACATTTCCGATGCTACCCCAGAAATTTTAAAAAAACAACAAGAACAATTAGAACCTTTTACCGAAGAAGAAAAGCCCTTCGTCAGAAAAATAAACACCCACCATTAATTTTTATTTATGGGCTTATAGGCCCATCTTTGAAATCAGGGGCTTTACGCCTATTTTTTGGTAATATTAATATAGGAAACTTAACAAACACAAAATAAGGAGAAAAGAAACAAAATGCCCACGATTAAATTCCTCAAAGAAAACAAAGAAGTAATTGCCGCCGATGGTGCCAACTTAAGAGAAAAAGCGAAACAAAATGGAATTGACATCTATAGACTAAGAGGAAAATTAATCAACTGCGGAGGTTATGGGCAATGCGGTACTTGTCTTGTGGAGATTGTAGAAGGAATGGATAATTTATCTCCTAAAACTGATTTTGAACTCAGAAAATTAAAAAAGAAACCCGATAACTATCGTTTAGCTTGTCAAACCCTCGTTAATGGCGAAATAAGCGTTAACACCAAACCATAAGCATTTAAGACATTAAACCCCTTGAAGAAAATTGAAGATTGGGGAACAAACAATAAAAAAGGGGTAAGTAGTATAACTTACCCCAATTTAGTTAATGGTATTGGGAAAACTCAGTGTGGTTTAACTACAAAAGCCTAGTTAGCTTCTGCAGGATAAACACTTACTTTCTTTTGGCTACGGCTTTTATGTTCAAATTTTACAACTCCAGCGATTAAAGCAAAGAGAGTATCATCATTGCCACGTCCAACATTTTCCCCAGGATAAACCTTAGTTCCACGTTGACGAATAAGGATATTTCCTGCTTTAACGGTTTCTCCGCCAAAACATTTAACGCCTAAGCGCTTAGAATTAGAGTCTCTTCCGTTACGAGTACTACCTGTACCTTTCTTATGTGCCATGGTATTATGCTATTCCTCTAATAAAGTGTACTGTTATTTAAGTTTATGTTATTTTAGGCTTCCACTGCTTCGGTAGTAGCTTCTGCCTCTTTCTGAGCAATGACATTGCCCCCTAAACTAATGGAATTAATCATTAAACGACTTAATTCCTGTCTATGACCTCTTTTCTTGCGGGTTTTCTTCTTGGGTTGCATTTTATAAACAATTACCTTTTTGCCTCGGCTATGTTTTAAAATGGTTCCGTTGATAGAAGCACCGTTAACGTAAGGTTGTCCCACATGAATTTCTCCGTCGTGGTTAACGAGTAATACTTTATCTACGTTTAATTCTTCGTTTACTTCAAGATCAAATCTATCTAATTCATAGAATCTACCGGGTTCTACCTTAAGTTGTTTCCCGCAGATTTCGATTATTGCGTAAGTCATAATTTTTTCCTAATATATACTGCCGTACAGGTAGCAAAATTAATTTTTTTGCTTTTTCTAAATGCCTTTACCTGATCCGAACAGGAGTGGAGACACAATCAATCATTTTATCTTTATTTTTGATTAATTGTCAACTATTTGTAGTTTAGCGAAAAACTCGAATGAGAGTACCTCGTTGGGGCAAGTCTTGGGGGCGAATGGTGGTTTGATTACCACTAATTGTATTAATGTTTAACTCTTCTGCCCTTGCAAGGGTTAAAAATTCCTCTAGGGGTACCAAATCGCAACTATTAGGATCTGCATTATTGGTTAAATATTGGGTAGGAAAGACTACTTTGGGTTGTAGCGCCCGAATAGCGTCCATGGCTTCTTGGGGGTTATAGTTTTTTGGGCCTCCACCGATGGGTATCATGGCAACATCTGGGCTACCCATCAAAATTCTTTGCTCGATGTCGATGGGGGAAGCAATACCGCCGAGGTGTAAAATATTCACCCCCCCTTGATTCCAGCGCCAGACTATATTTTCTCCGAATCTTCTTCCTCTTTGGCGATCATGAAATGTTCTGATACCCTGAAATCGGATACCTCCTACTTCATAAACCCCCGGTTCAACCATCAGTTGAGGATTGTTCGGAAGTCCTCCTGCGGCACCTTCATCAAGGAGGCGACTGCTAATCATGACGACATCGGCGTTGACTCTGGGCGCAGGATAGTTGGCAGTACAGCCAAGAGGCTCGAAGGGGTTGGATAACACTCTGAGGTTGTTTCCTGTGCAGAGGAAGCAACTATGCCCTAGCCATTGGATAGTAACTCCTGTTCCTGTGGTTTGGGCGATCGCCCTTTGGGGGGAATATTTAGCACTTAGGAGAGAAGTAAGAACCCCTACCCCCGTCAAACGCATCCAGTCACGACGATTAATCATACTTAGCAATAGATTTGAGGAAATTTCGTAACAATTGTAACCCAGAATTAGTTAAGATGCTTTCAGGATGAAACTGGACCCCTTCAATCCAAGGATATTGTTTGTGTCGGATACCCATAATAATGTCATCTTCTGTCCAAGCAGTAATTTCTAATACCGAAGGGATAGAGGCTTTATCCACAATTAAACTATGGTAGCGGGTAGCTTGAAAGGGAGAAGCAATATCTTTAAATACCCCTTGATTGTTATGGAGGATAGGAGAAGTTTTACCGTGCATCAAACTAGGTGCAGAGACAATTTTACCGCCATAGGCTTCGCCGATGGTTTGATGTCCTAAACATACTCCGAGAATGGGGTAATCTTGACCCATTTTTGTGACAAGTTCGAGACAAATTCCTGCGCTGCGAGGATTTCCTGGACCAGGAGAAATGACGATCGCATCTGGTTTTAAGGCTTGTAATTGTTCGAGGGTAATTTGATCGTTACGATAAACCACAACATCCTTGGCGATGGTAAACTCGGCGCTTAATTCCCCCAAATATTGAACCAGATTATAAGTAAAACTATCGTAGTTATCAATAACTAGAATCAAACTATGGATCTCCTTATAGCAGTGAAAATATTAAGTTTAACCCATAGGGGAACAAAATAAAACAGGCAACTAATACAGAAGCAATGGCACTTACTAAAACAGCGCCAGCGGCGCAGTCTTTGGCTTTTTTGGCTTGTTCATGATATTGTTTGCCAACGGTTAAATCGACCACAGATTCGATGGCAGTATTTAATAATTCAAGAATCATCACCAAAGCACAAGTAATGGCAAGGATAGCCATTTGAGTCATGGTCACATTAAACCATAATCCTAATAGTATGGCGACAAGGGCGATGCCAGTATGAATTCTAAAATTGCGTTGAGTTTTAAAAGTATAAATCACCCCTGCCCAAGCAAAGCGAAAACTAGAAAAAACATCAGGCGCTACTTTCCACGCCGAAGAAAGACGGGAGTTGCGTTTAGGCACGGATTGATTACGGGTAACAAATTTAGATTTGTTAATTAAGTTAGTCATCTTATTTATATCCTCCTCATGGAGTTTGAGACTATATTCATATATTGTTACTTCAGTATAAACGCAACTCTCTATATGTCAACGGTCAAATAATTAAATTAGTTCGAGATGTCAGGACTCGAACTATTATCTCTCTAATTCTCAAGGAAAGATATAATTAAAGAGCAAAAAAAATCCTATCTATCACCGTCCTTAATGCGATGAAATTTGCCAAACTATCCCTAACCCTTGTTTTCTTGCTCAGTCTTAATCTCTTATTTGCCCATCAAAATCGGGTGCAATCGGAAACCACTTCAGAAGAAACCGAAAACCATTATCATCGTAATCCGAATATTGAAGACATTAGAAATAGTTGGCGAGATTTACGCTTGTTGCGTAGTTTGGAAGAACACACATCCCCTGTATATGGTTTGGCATTTGATCCCCTAGGTAAAAATTTAATTAGTGTCGGTAGTTATAACGATCCTCGCATGAGATTTTGGGAGGTGGAAACAGGGAGACAAATAAGGTATCAAAGAGCCCATGGTTCGGCGGTAAACTCTTTGTTATATAGTCCTGACGGTAAAACTATCGTGACCACTGGTCAAGCCTCAGATATACGTATCTGGAATGGGGAAACAGGGGAACATGAAACGAGTTTGTTGAGTCATGCAAATAATGTAATGGCGATCGCCATTAGTCCTGACAGTAAAACCTTGGTGAGCGGAGCATTGGATGGCATCAGGGTATGGAATTTGGAGTTTCGGCGACTATCCTACGTTTTAGAAGGAGTTGGTAATCCTACCCATGCCCTCGCCATTCACCCTGAAGGAAAGATGTTAGCCAGTGGCAATGGTAGGGGTAGAGTAACTCTTTGGGATTTAACCACAGGTAAGAAAATTAGGGAGTTTACCCCCCACCGTTCTAAAATTACAGGGTTAATTTTTACCCCCGATGGCAAAAGTTTGATTACTAGCGCTGAGGAAAGAAGTGTTAAGGTTTGGGACTTGAGTAGTCGTTTACAAATTGCCGAATTTGGCTTACATGGCGATCGCATCCGTACCATTGCCCTATCCCCCGATGGTTCAACCCTAGCCAGTGGCGGTAATGATGGAGTGAGAATTTGGGATTACTATTCCACCCGAGAACTTGCTTTTATTCCCTACAACCGAGACTGGGTGCAAACCCTCATCTTTAGCCCCGATAGTCGTATCTTGGCAACGGGTTCATTTAATACTAGAATTGACCTTTGGCAAAGAGGTAGAGCTTTATTGAGCGAAAATTGATGCTCCAAGATCAACAACATCCCCAAGCCCACATCGATAGGGTAATTTTGCAAAAGTTATTTGTCGAAGGACAAACGGACTACTATATGGCAGAAGTAGCTCGGTTGAGAATTCGTTACCACAATTTCCCGGGTGCTAGGGATATTCAACGGGATTTGGATGTTATTTTGCAACAGTGGGATATGAGCGAGGAAGAACTTTTTACTCGGGTTAGGGCGTTACACAGTCAAGGCAAAATCTACGGTAAGAAGAAAACAGGGGAAGATCAAGAGGATTGGAGTTAATGACTAAAGTTGTAATTATTGGGGCAGGTATCATTGGCAGTGCGATCGCCTTTGAACTGAGTAAAGATTCTCAATTGGACATTACTTTAATAGATCAAAATCCCCCTGCCTCTGGCTCTTCTGGGGCGGCCCTAGGTCTGTTGATGGGAGTGATCAGTCAAAAGGTAAAAGGAAGGGCATGGCGACTGAGAGAAAACAGTTTAAGCAGATATAAAACCCTTTTGCCCGAACTAGAAACATTAACAGGATTAAAAATTCCCCACAATCATCATGGTATTGTCAAACTACTTTTTGCCGAAGATAACCTCGAAAAATGGCACAAATTGGCTCAGACAAGGGCAGAGCAAGGTTATCGCTTAGAAGTGTGGGATCGTTCTGAGTTACAGTCCTTTTGTCCTCAAGTACAAGGGGATGAGATTATCGGTGCGGTTTCTTCCCCCGATGACTTACAAATTAACCCTATCCCCCTAGTGGAGGCATTGGTGGCAGGGGCGAAAATTCAGGGGGTAAAATGTATTTTTGGGCAAAAAGTTGATAATTTTACTATCAACTCTACTGCGGAGGAGGAAAAGAAGGTTTGTGAGTCTTTATCAGTGGGGGGTAAACCCCTTTTTGCTGACCTGATAATTCTATGTGCGGGTTTAGGTTCAACTCCCCTAACAGAGAAGTTAAACCATACTATTAAGATAAAACCTGTCCTAGGACAAGCCATGGTCATTCACTACCATGGTTGGCAAAACCGAGGGGATTTTAACCCAGTGATTACGGGGGATGACATTCACATCGTACCCTTAAGGGATGATCGTTTCTGGCTAGGGGCAACCCTCGAATTTGCTGATGACCATGGGCAGGTGATCGACAATCCACAGTTATTAGAGGACTTATACCAAAGGGCGATCGCCTTTTGCCCCTCCCTCATATCTGCCTCCATTATTTCCCAATGGTCTGGAAAACGCCCCCGTCCCCAAGGGCGCCCTGCCCCCATCATCGAAAAATTAGAAGGCTATGACAATGTAATATTAGCCACGGCTCATTACCGTAATGGTGTTTTACTCGCCCCCGCTACTGCCATGGAAGTAAGGCAGTTAATATAAGTAAATCTAATCTTTGCAATAACGATTTAATGACTTTAGAAAATAATGTAAAGAAATATGTAGAAAATAATGTTTTAGAATCACAGACCTACAAAAGATTGAACATTAAGGCTTATAACATCTACATCAAAGGGAAAAATAAGATTAGTTAAATTAATAAAAATCAGAATAAATATTAATCGAAAAAAAATCCTTTGAGCAAAAAAGATGATCCCCCTTCATGATAAGATTGAAACTCGAAAAGCAAAAGCCTAAAAACTAACTTCTATTTTTAGAGGTTGTTAAGAATAAAGCTATAAAGAAAATTTATATATTTGGAGGATGCCAATAATGGCACAAGCTGGATTTAAAGCTGGTGTTCAGGACTATCGTTTAACCTACTATACCCCTGATTACACCCCTAAAGATACCGATTTATTAGCCTGTTTCAGAATGACTCCCCAGCCTGGAGTCCCCCCCGAAGAATGTGCGGCGGCAGTAGCAGCTGAATCTTCCACTGGTACTTGGACCACCGTATGGACTGACGGCTTAACCGACTTAGATCGTTACAAAGGTCGTTGCTACAACGTTGAGCCCGTACCTGGAGAAGATAATCAATATTTCTGTTTCGTTGCTTATCCTTTAGATTTATTTGAAGAAGGTTCTGTAACCAACGTATTAACCTCCTTAGTTGGTAACGTATTCGGTTTCAAAGCTCTTCGTGCTTTACGTTTAGAAGACATCCGTTTCCCCGTTGCCCTCATCAAAACCTACCAAGGTCCTCCCCACGGTATCACCGTAGAGCGTGACTTATTAAACAAATATGGTCGTCCTCTCTTAGGTTGTACCATTAAGCCTAAATTAGGTTTATCTGCTAAAAACTACGGTCGTGCCGTTTATGAATGTCTCCGTGGTGGTTTAGACTTCACCAAAGATGACGAAAACATCAACTCTCAGCCTTTCATGCGTTGGAGAGATCGTTTCTTATTCGTTCAAGAGGCGATCGAAAAAGCTCAAGCTGAAACCAACGAAATCAAAGGTCACTACCTCAACGTTACCGCTGGTACTTGTGAAGAAATGATGAAACGTGCTGAATTCGCCAAAGAAATCGGTACCCCCATCATCATGCACGATTTCTTAACTGGTGGTTTCACCGCTAACACCACCCTTGCTAAATGGTGTCGTGACAATGGCGTATTATTACACATCCACCGTGCGATGCACGCTGTAATCGACCGTCAGAAAAACCACGGTATCCACTTCCGTGTTTTAGCTAAGTGTCTCCGTCTTTCTGGTGGTGACCACTTACACTCTGGTACCGTTGTAGGTAAGTTAGAAGGCGATCGCGCTGGTACTTTAGGTTTCGTTGACTTAATGCGCGAAGACTATGTAGAAGAAGATCGTTCTCGTGGTGTATTCTTCACCCAAGATTACGCATCCTTACCCGGAACCATGCCTGTCGCTTCTGGTGGTATCCACGTATGGCACATGCCCGCCCTCGTTGAAATCTTCGGCGATGACTCTTGTTTACAGTTCGGTGGTGGTACTCTAGGACACCCTTGGGGTAACGCACCTGGTGCAACCGCTAACCGTGTAGCTTTAGAAGCCTGTGTTCAAGCTCGTAACGAAGGTCGTTCTCTTGCCCGTGAAGGTAATGACGTAATCCGTGAGGCTTGTCGTTGGAGTCCTGAACTTGCTGCGGCTTGTGAACTCTGGAAAGAAATTAAATTCGAGTTTGACACCGTTGACACCCTCTAAATTTCAGTAATAGGGAATCAGAAAGGGAAATAAATTGAAATAGTCATCAATGAACAATAATTCCAAGCATAATAGGAATAATTAAGTAATTGATATAACAAATAAAATTTATTACCGACCTTCTGATTCACTAAGGGGTTATGCCCACTGAAATATATGTCATATAAACAAACGGTAAAAGATACAGCAAAAGTTCTGCAGGGTTATCTTACTTATCAAGCAGTAAAGTTAATTATTGAACAACTTACCGAAACTAATCCCAGTTTAGCTATTTGGTTAAGAGAATTTTCCTATAATCATTCCATCCAAGATAGTGAGAATTATCTTCAGGCTTTGGTGATAGAAAATAAGGAGTTAGTTTTACGTATTTTGGCGGTAAGAAAAGATATTGCAGAACAAACGGTAGAATTTTTGCCAGAAATGGTCAAAAGCAATATAGAGCAATCTAATATAGAACATCGTCGCTATCTTTTAGAACGTTTGACTCAAACTAAGTCAGCTTCTCCTCAAGGTGAAACTGAAATAGATACCAAATCAAATAAATCAGAAAACAAGGAAGAATAAACCATGCAAACTTTACCTAAAGAGCGTCGTTACGAAACTCTCTCTTACTTACCTCCTTTAACCGATCAACAAATCGTTAAACAAGTTCAATACTTATTAGATCAAGGATTTATTCCTGCAGTAGAATTTGAAAAAGATCCTCAACCCAATGACCACCACTGGACTCTTTGGAAGTTACCTTTATTCAATGCTTTCTCTGCTCAAGATGTATTAAACGAAGTTCGTGAATGTAAAGGTCAATATTCTGATTCTTTCATCAGAGTTATCGGTTTTGATAACCTCAAACAGTGTCAAACCATGAGTTTTATTGTTCACAAACCTAACACCACTCGTTTCTAGGTTGTAGCTATTATTCTTGTAAAACCCTCCTTTTTTAGGGGGGTTTTTATTAATAATCTAAAATTACTTTGATCCATTCTGGAGGTCGAGGGATGGGATTTTTGAGCCTATCCAACATCAGTAAAGCCACTAGATGGACAGTGAAACAATATATAAGATTGTTAACAAAGACTACTAATAAAATTAGTAACTGAATAACTAAGGTACTAGGTTGAGAAAGAATACCTAATTGTAAGAAAATCCAATCGGCTAATCCAGTGATTTGATTAATCACATAGATCCATAAATCTTCACCTAAAAGGATCGAAAAAAGCCAAAAACGAAAAAAGAAACCAAAACTACCAATAATAGATCCTGTCAGCAATGAGAGATGCCAATTAGCTCCATTTCGCCACATACCACCCAGTTGAATGCCCATCAAACCGTAGGGAATTATATAAATAATACTGCGAGGGGGGCCCATTAAAATACTTAGTAATAACCCAGAAACAATGGTGGTCATAATTGATGCCCTTCTTCCTCTCCTCATGTAAACGAGGGCAATGGGTAGGGGGTATAACATTCTTAAAAATGGGCCTAGACGAAAATAATAATCGATTAGCCAGATTAAACTAGCGGTACTAGCTAAAAAGGCACTTTCTACTAGGGCGATGGTTTTGGGATTAACGTTATAGCTTTTCTGTGGAGGTTCATAGGGGCAATAGGCAGGGGAGTTTTCGGTAGAGTCATCTATTTCATCTAGCCAGTTTTGCTCATCAAAATCTATTTTGGAATCTGAATTTGGATTAGACAAATGAGTATCGGGATCTAAAAAATTGGTTTTCTTGTTTTAGAGTATAACATCAGCTGAGTTCGGATTTTATTATTAATGTCGCCAGAATACCCTATCCCTCTATAGGGTAGGGATGAATGGCGACCAACAAAAAAACCGAACGACAGTGAGTCCATACTTTCCGAGATTTCAGACATCAAAGAACAAATATTGTGCTAACATATTCGGTATAAGCAAAAAAAACTGAGCAAATGATAGTCCTCGAGTACCGGTTAAAAGGCAAGCAATACCAATATCAAGCCATTGATGATTCTATTCGCACGGCTCAATTCATTAGAAATAAAGCCTTGCGGTTGTGGATGGATGGTGATAAGGTTAACAAATATGACCTAAATAAATATTGTGCCGTCTTAGCTAAAGAGTACCCATTTGCGTCTGAGTTAAATTCCACCGCTAGACAAGCATCAGCTGAACGAGCTTGGAGTTCTATTTCTCGTTTTTTTGACAACTGTAAGAAAGGTGTTAAGGGCAAGAAAGGCTATCCCAAATTCAAGGAAAACTCTCGTTCAGTGGAATATAAAGCTAGTGGTTGGAAATTAGATGAAAAGACAAAAAAGCATATCACCTTTACCGATAAAAAGGGCATTGGCAGACTTAAATTGGTAGGCAGTAGAGATATATATTTCTACAATGCCTCTGATATTAAACGAGTGCGTTTAGTCAAAAGAGCCGATGGCTACTATTGTCAATTCTCGGTTAAAGTAAATATGCAGATTGAGACTCAACCGACAAATAAAGTCGTTGGCTTAGATGTTGGCTTAAAAGAATTTCTCACGGATAGTGAAGGTAATAAAGTAGAAAATCCTCGCTTCTTGAGAAAAGCTGAGAAAGCCATTAATCGTGCAAATCGCCAAAAGTCAAAAAAATTTGTTAAAGGTAAAAAACCTCAATCAAATAACTATCACAAGGCTAAGGTTCGGTATGCCCGTAAACATTTAAAAGTAAGTAGGCAACGTAAAGAGTTTGCTAAGAGTGTAGCATACTGCGTAATCAAATCTAACGATTTGGTCGCCTATGAAGATTTAAACGTGAAAGGCATGGTCAGAAATCGGAAACTAGCTAAATCAATCAGTGATGCTGGATGGACTATTTTTAGGCAATGGTTAGAGTATTTTGGGTATAAATACGGCAAAATAACAGTAGCCGTACCACCTCATAACACTAGCCAAGATTGTTCTAATTGTGGTCAAAAAGTGCAAAAATCTCTATCCACTAGAACTCATGTTTGTCCCCACTGTGGGCATATTGAAGATAGAGATTGGAATGCTGCAAAAAATATCCTGATAAAAGCATTACGTACCGTAGGGCATACGGGAACATACGCTTGGGGAGATCTGCCCTCTTGGGCGATTGGTGTAAACCTGTCGTCTAACGGCGAGTCGGTGAACCAAGAATCCCCACCTTCAACCGATAGGTAAGGTGGGGAGTGTCAATATAATATTGCCACGAAAACCTATGAAAAATAATGTTTTGGACTTATTCATTCACTCTCAAGATTTGTCCAATAATCGATACAATAGGTAAAAACATCATCAGCTATTTGGTTTATGGACGAAATCCCTACCGCTCTAAGAGATAAAGGTTCTAACCCTAAAGAACATCATAGGATTTTAGGGGGCGATCGCCCTTTATTTATTAAATATGTAATTTGGTTTATATGTGGTTTATTATTAGTAATCTTTACATCGATAATCATCAATAACATTGTCAACAATCCCAGCACAGATACCGTAGTAGTTGAAGAAACAGAAAATCAACCACCAGAAGAAATTATTGATACACAAGAAGAAATTACCATCCCCGAGAACATTCTCGGACATCTTAGCTACGAAGAAGCACCCCCATCAGAATTACAACCCATCAACGCCGACGGCTCCATAAAACTAAGAGCAAAAGCCGCCGAAAGATTTAACGCCATGGTCAGAGATGCTAGAAATCAAGGAATCATTTTAGTTCCCATTTCCGGGTTTAGGTCAATTTCTGAGCAAGAATATCTATTTTTTGAAGTAAAAGAGCAAAGAAATCAAGATGCAAGACAAAGAGCAGAAGTCAGCGCCCCTCCTGGGCATAGTGAACATCATACAGGCTATGCCGTAGACATAGGAGATGGAAATAACCCTAATACCAATTTACAAGAAAGTTTTGAAAACACCCCCGCCTATAGATGGTTAGAACAAAATGCCTCCCGTTACAGTTTCGAGCTTTCTTTTCCCCGAGACAACTTACAGGGTATTAGTTACGAACCTTGGCACTGGCGTTTTGTCGGAGACACCCACAGTTTAGAAACATTTTATCGAGCTAGAGAATTAACCACCCCTCTCAATCAAAGATAGTGCTACCATTGATTTTCAGTTTAATTAAGACCCTTATACGATGAATATATTAGTTGTCACAGTTCAAGTACCTTTTATTCGGGGAGGGGCAGAAATTCATGCCGAATCATTGGTTCAAGCCCTAAAAAACCATGGACACAGTGCCGAAATAGTTGCCTTTCCCTTTGAAGCTCATCCCCCCCAAAGGATGCTTGATTTAATGTTTGCCTTTCGTCTTCTTGATTTTTCTAGCTTTTCTGGCAGAAACATTGATTTAATTATTCCCCTCAAATTTCCTGCTTATTTCAACGAACATCCCAACAAAGTAGCATGGTTATTACATCAACACCGAGACGTATACGATTTATGGGGACAACCATTTAGCGGATTAGTCCATAACCCCGATGCCCTTCAATATCAACAAACTATTATTAACGGTGATACCAAGGCCCTCAAAGAATGTCGCAAAATTTATAGTAATTCTCAAAATGTAGCCAATCGATTGAAAAAATATAATGGCTTAGATTCAACTCCCCTTTATCACCCTCCCAAAAATGCCGATCAATTCCATTGTGAAGAAGCCCAAAGTTATTTTTTCTTTCCTAGCCGTTTAAATAGAGTAAAAAGACAATATTTAGTGCTAGAAGCACTATCCAAAACCCATCATAAGGTAAAGGTACTTTTTGCTGGTTCCTCTGACACGGGCTTATATGAAGAAGAATTGCAACAAATGACGGAAAAATTGGATATTGCAGATCGAGCTATTTTTCTTGGTCAAATTACCGAAGCTGAAAAAATCAAATATTATGCCGAGTCCATTGGAGTTATTTATCCTCCCCTAGATGAAGATTATGGCTATGTCACCCTAGAGGGTATGTTGTCATCTAAGCCCATTATTACCTGTGATGATTCTGGCGGCCCTTTGGAGTTTATTACCAACGAGGAAACAGGTATCGTGACAGCATCTGAACCTTTAGCCCTTGCTAGGGGAATGGATCAATTATGGGAAAATCGTCGTTTAGCTTCTCATTTGGGTAAAAATGCCAGACAACGCTACGAGGCTCTTGATATTACTTGGACTAATGTTGTTAATAAATTAACTAATTTTTAAAATTAATAAATCTCAATATTTTTTATGATCAATTATTGTGTATAAATAAGTTATTTTTTGACAATTTTAAAATAATATAAAAAATGAAAATAAATTGGTTTTCTCCTCTTCCTCCCGCAAAAACAGAAATCGCTAAATATACTTATAAAATAGTATCTTTATTACAAAAAAATGCAGAAGTAACTATCTGGACAAGTCAAGATAAATGGGATAGTGAGTTAAATGATATTTTTTCTATTCGCTATTACCAACCTCATCAAATGTCTTGGTATGACATAAATCAGGCAGATTTAAATATTTATCAATTAGGAAATAATCATCTTTTTCATGGAGATATTTGGCAGGTTAGTTGTAAATGTCCGGGGTTAGTTATCCTCCACGATTACAAATTGCAAGATTTTTTTTATATGTTATCGGCGGATAAAAAAAATTATTTACGTCAAGTTTTTCAGCTTTATGGAGAGAAAGCATTAGCAGATGGTCAAAAATTTTTGGATGGTTTTATTTCC
The sequence above is a segment of the Cyanobacterium stanieri PCC 7202 genome. Coding sequences within it:
- a CDS encoding diacylglycerol kinase (PFAM: Prokaryotic diacylglycerol kinase~COGs: COG0818 Diacylglycerol kinase~InterPro IPR000829~KEGG: cyh:Cyan8802_2325 diacylglycerol kinase~PFAM: diacylglycerol kinase~SPTR: Diacylglycerol kinase), translating into MTNLINKSKFVTRNQSVPKRNSRLSSAWKVAPDVFSSFRFAWAGVIYTFKTQRNFRIHTGIALVAILLGLWFNVTMTQMAILAITCALVMILELLNTAIESVVDLTVGKQYHEQAKKAKDCAAGAVLVSAIASVLVACFILFPYGLNLIFSLL
- a CDS encoding WD-40 repeat-containing protein (PFAM: WD domain, G-beta repeat~COGs: COG2319 FOG: WD40 repeat~InterProIPR001680:IPR019782:IPR017986:IPR019775:IPR 019781~KEGG: cyt:cce_3581 WD-40 repeat-containing protein~PFAM: WD40 repeat, subgroup~SMART: WD-40 repeat-containing protein~SPTR: WD-40 repeat protein), with product MKFAKLSLTLVFLLSLNLLFAHQNRVQSETTSEETENHYHRNPNIEDIRNSWRDLRLLRSLEEHTSPVYGLAFDPLGKNLISVGSYNDPRMRFWEVETGRQIRYQRAHGSAVNSLLYSPDGKTIVTTGQASDIRIWNGETGEHETSLLSHANNVMAIAISPDSKTLVSGALDGIRVWNLEFRRLSYVLEGVGNPTHALAIHPEGKMLASGNGRGRVTLWDLTTGKKIREFTPHRSKITGLIFTPDGKSLITSAEERSVKVWDLSSRLQIAEFGLHGDRIRTIALSPDGSTLASGGNDGVRIWDYYSTRELAFIPYNRDWVQTLIFSPDSRILATGSFNTRIDLWQRGRALLSEN
- a CDS encoding hypothetical protein (PFAM: Protein of unknown function (DUF3288)~KEGG: cyn:Cyan7425_2640 hypothetical protein~SPTR: Putative uncharacterized protein); translation: MLQDQQHPQAHIDRVILQKLFVEGQTDYYMAEVARLRIRYHNFPGARDIQRDLDVILQQWDMSEEELFTRVRALHSQGKIYGKKKTGEDQEDWS
- a CDS encoding FAD dependent oxidoreductase (PFAM: FAD dependent oxidoreductase~COGs: COG0665 Glycine/D-amino acid oxidase (deaminating)~InterPro IPR006076~KEGG: cyc:PCC7424_0199 FAD dependent oxidoreductase~PFAM: FAD dependent oxidoreductase~SPTR: FAD dependent oxidoreductase), yielding MTKVVIIGAGIIGSAIAFELSKDSQLDITLIDQNPPASGSSGAALGLLMGVISQKVKGRAWRLRENSLSRYKTLLPELETLTGLKIPHNHHGIVKLLFAEDNLEKWHKLAQTRAEQGYRLEVWDRSELQSFCPQVQGDEIIGAVSSPDDLQINPIPLVEALVAGAKIQGVKCIFGQKVDNFTINSTAEEEKKVCESLSVGGKPLFADLIILCAGLGSTPLTEKLNHTIKIKPVLGQAMVIHYHGWQNRGDFNPVITGDDIHIVPLRDDRFWLGATLEFADDHGQVIDNPQLLEDLYQRAIAFCPSLISASIISQWSGKRPRPQGRPAPIIEKLEGYDNVILATAHYRNGVLLAPATAMEVRQLI
- a CDS encoding hypothetical protein (KEGG: tan:TA18345 hypothetical protein) yields the protein MTLENNVKKYVENNVLESQTYKRLNIKAYNIYIKGKNKIS